A genomic window from Arthrobacter sp. FW305-BF8 includes:
- a CDS encoding MFS transporter yields the protein MTTTTAEGVGFRSRRGPILIALMLSTGLVAIDSTIVATAVPSIVADVGGFTSFPWLFSAYLLAQAVSVPVYAKLSDVVGRKPIILSGIGLFLLGSILCGVAWSMPALIAFRVLQGLGAGAVQPVAITIAGDIYTLTERAKVQGYLASVWAVSSVVGPTLGGVFASLGIWRGIFLVNIPLCLLAGWMLVRTFHENVERAKHRVDYLGATLLTVSLSLLILGALEGGQAWAWNSSTSIAVFAVGALLLAAFLLVERRAAEPVLPPWVVSRRLLATTALISFGVGAVMLGLTSYVPTFLEGALSTSPIFAGLALAALTIGWPISASQAGRFYLRIGFRRTALIGVTVTVIGTAVLALTASAPNILVAAAGCFVVGLGLGLVATPSLIAAQSSVEWNERGVVTGTNLFARSIGSSIGVAIFGAVANAIYAGAPGGVSDPQTIVSASSAVFLAVLVCAVLTVVAVVAMPAADAKSTTPDAAAKANAASSPD from the coding sequence ATGACGACGACGACTGCCGAGGGAGTGGGCTTCCGTTCCCGGCGGGGACCGATCCTCATCGCCCTGATGCTATCGACGGGCCTGGTGGCGATCGATTCGACGATCGTTGCAACGGCGGTGCCGTCGATCGTGGCTGACGTCGGCGGATTCACCTCCTTCCCGTGGCTTTTTTCGGCCTATCTGTTGGCCCAGGCAGTCTCGGTGCCGGTCTATGCGAAACTCTCGGACGTCGTCGGCCGCAAGCCGATCATCCTCAGCGGCATCGGACTTTTCCTGCTCGGTTCTATCCTCTGCGGAGTGGCCTGGAGCATGCCGGCCCTCATCGCGTTCCGTGTGCTGCAGGGCCTGGGTGCTGGAGCAGTGCAGCCGGTGGCGATCACCATCGCCGGCGACATCTACACCCTGACCGAGCGGGCAAAGGTTCAGGGCTACCTCGCCAGCGTGTGGGCGGTGTCCTCCGTTGTTGGCCCTACGCTCGGGGGTGTCTTCGCTTCACTCGGCATCTGGCGCGGCATCTTCCTAGTCAACATCCCCCTTTGCCTCCTGGCAGGATGGATGCTGGTCCGGACGTTCCACGAGAATGTCGAGCGTGCGAAGCACCGGGTGGACTACCTGGGGGCGACGCTGCTGACAGTTTCGCTCAGCCTGCTCATCCTTGGTGCCCTCGAAGGCGGCCAGGCGTGGGCCTGGAACTCTTCGACCAGCATCGCCGTCTTCGCTGTCGGAGCCCTCTTGCTCGCCGCGTTCCTGCTTGTCGAGAGGAGGGCAGCGGAGCCGGTTCTACCGCCGTGGGTCGTGTCCCGGCGCTTACTGGCGACGACGGCGCTGATCTCGTTCGGCGTCGGTGCAGTCATGCTTGGCCTCACCTCCTACGTTCCCACGTTCCTAGAAGGGGCTCTCTCCACCTCCCCGATCTTCGCCGGACTCGCCCTGGCGGCACTGACCATCGGCTGGCCGATCAGCGCGTCCCAGGCGGGCCGGTTCTATCTGCGGATCGGGTTCCGGAGGACGGCCCTGATCGGCGTCACGGTCACGGTCATCGGCACAGCCGTCCTGGCTCTGACTGCCTCGGCACCCAACATTCTGGTGGCAGCGGCAGGTTGCTTCGTCGTCGGACTTGGGCTGGGGCTGGTAGCGACTCCGAGCCTCATTGCCGCCCAGTCCAGCGTCGAGTGGAACGAGCGCGGCGTAGTCACCGGCACCAATCTTTTTGCGCGATCGATCGGCAGTTCCATCGGCGTCGCCATTTTCGGCGCAGTTGCCAACGCCATCTACGCCGGCGCCCCGGGCGGCGTCAGCGATCCGCAGACCATCGTGTCGGCGTCGAGCGCTGTGTTCCTGGCTGTACTGGTCTGTGCGGTACTCACCGTTGTTGCCGTCGTCGCGATGCCTGCCGCGGACGCTAAGAGCACGACCCCCGACGCGGCGGCCAAGGCCAACGCGGCATCCTCACCTGATTAG
- the ftsW gene encoding putative lipid II flippase FtsW: protein MTATHPPSKMTGRSDVLLRIGRWLGDESGDRTRPVILAVVLVLAALGLIEVASASSVESVAAGKNPYDLPLKQAMWTAAGVALMLGLARLRPRHIRWLAWPLLGAAVVSLGLVFTPLGMTVNGNRNWLGFGGFTVQPSEFAKLALIIWAAAVLTRKQALLHEWRHAVVPLLVPAGVIIIGFVVLGHDLGTAMIIMMILAATMFYGGVRMKVFGVAGILGAMLALVLAATSGNRVGRISSWLGAGSTDDSQGVGYQALHGQYALASGGWFGVGLGQSRQKWNWIPEAHNDFIFTILGEELGLAGTLLVLVLFTVLGIAVFKVIARTQDTFARIVSSSVITWIIGQAVVNIAMVTGLLPVIGVPLPFISYGGSAMVSSLAGIGMVLAVTRPQPVQAVRPKKPRQAVHRSRVRS, encoded by the coding sequence ATGACCGCCACGCATCCGCCGAGCAAAATGACGGGCCGCAGCGATGTCCTGCTCCGCATAGGACGCTGGCTCGGCGACGAGTCCGGGGACCGCACGCGGCCGGTCATCCTGGCGGTTGTACTGGTTCTGGCCGCACTCGGCCTCATCGAGGTCGCTTCGGCGTCGTCGGTGGAGTCGGTGGCAGCCGGAAAGAACCCGTACGACCTTCCGCTCAAGCAGGCCATGTGGACGGCAGCCGGGGTGGCGCTCATGCTGGGCCTGGCCCGGCTCCGGCCCCGGCACATACGGTGGCTTGCCTGGCCGCTGCTGGGGGCCGCCGTCGTATCCCTCGGCCTGGTGTTCACACCCCTGGGCATGACGGTGAACGGCAACCGGAACTGGCTGGGCTTCGGCGGGTTCACCGTCCAGCCTTCGGAATTCGCCAAGCTCGCGCTCATTATTTGGGCGGCGGCGGTCCTGACCCGCAAGCAGGCTCTCCTGCACGAGTGGAGGCACGCCGTCGTCCCGTTGCTCGTGCCGGCCGGCGTCATCATCATCGGGTTTGTCGTTCTCGGCCACGACCTGGGCACGGCCATGATCATCATGATGATCCTCGCCGCCACGATGTTTTATGGCGGGGTACGGATGAAGGTCTTCGGCGTCGCCGGAATTCTCGGCGCGATGTTGGCCCTCGTCCTGGCTGCCACCAGCGGCAACCGCGTCGGGCGCATTTCGTCCTGGCTCGGCGCGGGGTCCACGGACGATTCCCAGGGGGTCGGCTACCAGGCGCTGCACGGCCAGTACGCCCTGGCCTCGGGCGGCTGGTTCGGGGTGGGCCTGGGGCAAAGCCGGCAGAAATGGAACTGGATCCCCGAAGCCCACAACGACTTCATTTTCACCATCCTCGGCGAGGAACTCGGCCTGGCTGGAACTCTCCTGGTGCTCGTGCTGTTTACAGTCCTGGGCATCGCTGTATTCAAGGTCATAGCCCGCACCCAGGACACGTTCGCCCGCATTGTCTCCTCCAGCGTCATCACCTGGATCATTGGCCAGGCCGTGGTGAACATCGCCATGGTCACCGGCCTGCTCCCGGTCATCGGCGTGCCCTTGCCGTTCATCTCCTACGGCGGCTCAGCGATGGTTTCTTCCTTGGCCGGCATCGGCATGGTCCTGGCTGTCACCCGCCCTCAGCCCGTTCAGGCCGTTCGTCCGAAGAAGCCGCGGCAAGCGGTACACCGGAGTAGGGTACGGTCCTAA
- a CDS encoding dihydrofolate reductase family protein, producing MTEGLSRVVCDITVTADGYSAGLNQTEQRPFGDDGGDGFGGGLHAWMFETPDENRAEIDRIVAAKAFIMGRNMFGPVRGEWDRQWNGWWGDDPPYHAPVFVLTHHAREPQPMDGGTTFHFVTDGIESALARARAAAGDGDVAIGGGATTINQYLAAGLIDELRVHIAPLTFGAGTRLFEGVPPLKLEQVESRAASLVTHVTYRVQV from the coding sequence ATGACTGAAGGTTTAAGCCGGGTGGTCTGCGACATCACGGTCACAGCCGACGGATACTCGGCCGGGCTCAACCAGACCGAGCAGCGCCCGTTCGGGGACGACGGCGGCGACGGTTTCGGCGGCGGGCTGCACGCCTGGATGTTCGAAACTCCTGACGAGAACCGGGCGGAGATTGACCGGATCGTTGCCGCCAAGGCCTTCATCATGGGGCGCAACATGTTCGGGCCGGTGCGCGGAGAGTGGGACCGGCAGTGGAACGGCTGGTGGGGGGACGATCCGCCCTATCACGCCCCGGTGTTCGTGCTCACGCACCACGCCCGCGAACCCCAGCCGATGGACGGCGGCACCACGTTCCACTTCGTCACCGACGGCATCGAGTCGGCGCTGGCCCGGGCACGTGCGGCGGCCGGTGACGGCGATGTGGCGATCGGGGGCGGCGCCACAACCATCAACCAGTACCTTGCCGCTGGCCTGATCGACGAGTTGCGCGTACACATTGCGCCGCTCACGTTCGGCGCCGGCACGCGGCTGTTCGAGGGCGTCCCGCCGCTGAAGCTCGAGCAGGTGGAATCGCGGGCAGCGAGCCTGGTCACGCATGTGACCTACCGTGTGCAGGTTTAG
- a CDS encoding aspartate aminotransferase family protein, whose amino-acid sequence MNLDDLVFHPWVVQGPREVPTLIGGSGSHVVDVDGRRYLDFSSQLVFTNLGHQHPRIVAAIKEQADRLCTLAPGHASDVRGEAAGLIIEVAPEHLGHVLFTTGGTEAIEHAVRMARLFTGRPKVLAAYRSYHGSTTTSIHLTGDPRRWASDTGTAGAVHFFGPFLYRSAFGSSTPEEECERALAHLEQVILLEGPSTIAGLVLESVVGSSGVIAPPSGYLRGVRELCDRHGIVYIADEVMVGFCRTGAWFGVDHAGVAPDLMAFAKGVNSGYVPLGGVLVSDKIYDAFTKRPYPAGMTYSGHPLACAAAVGAINAMHEEGTAAAAARLGADILGPGLRELAGKHPSVGDVRGIGGLWSLELVRNRHTKEPLVPAGGTAVEIAPIIAVARACLDRGLLPLVQGNRVNVAPPLNVTDADAAAGVAILDEALSVADAYLS is encoded by the coding sequence ATGAATCTCGACGACCTGGTCTTCCATCCCTGGGTTGTGCAGGGGCCGCGCGAGGTGCCGACGTTGATCGGCGGCTCCGGGAGCCACGTCGTCGACGTTGACGGACGGCGCTACCTGGACTTCAGCTCGCAGCTGGTGTTCACCAACCTCGGTCACCAGCACCCGCGCATCGTTGCAGCGATCAAGGAGCAGGCTGACCGGCTGTGCACCCTCGCTCCCGGCCACGCCTCAGATGTGCGGGGCGAGGCGGCCGGGCTGATCATAGAAGTCGCGCCGGAGCATCTCGGGCACGTGCTGTTCACCACGGGTGGGACCGAGGCCATCGAGCATGCGGTGCGGATGGCGCGCCTTTTCACGGGACGCCCCAAGGTGCTCGCCGCCTACCGGTCCTACCACGGCTCGACCACGACGTCGATCCATCTCACGGGCGACCCGCGGCGCTGGGCCTCGGACACGGGCACGGCGGGTGCTGTCCACTTCTTTGGTCCTTTCCTGTACCGATCGGCCTTCGGATCAAGCACGCCGGAGGAAGAGTGCGAGCGGGCGCTGGCCCATCTCGAACAGGTGATCCTGCTGGAAGGACCGTCGACGATCGCGGGCCTGGTCCTGGAATCAGTCGTTGGCAGTTCGGGGGTCATCGCGCCGCCGTCCGGCTACCTTCGCGGGGTCCGCGAGTTGTGCGACCGCCACGGCATCGTCTACATCGCCGACGAAGTGATGGTGGGCTTCTGCCGCACCGGAGCGTGGTTCGGTGTGGACCACGCTGGTGTGGCACCCGATTTGATGGCTTTCGCGAAGGGGGTGAACTCCGGGTACGTACCACTGGGCGGCGTGCTGGTCAGCGACAAAATCTACGATGCGTTCACCAAACGTCCCTACCCGGCGGGCATGACTTACAGCGGCCACCCCCTGGCCTGCGCAGCAGCCGTCGGCGCGATCAATGCGATGCACGAGGAAGGGACCGCGGCGGCAGCTGCCCGCTTAGGCGCCGACATCCTCGGGCCGGGGCTCAGGGAGCTTGCCGGGAAGCATCCGTCTGTCGGGGACGTCCGGGGTATCGGCGGCCTCTGGAGCCTGGAGCTGGTCCGGAACAGGCACACGAAAGAGCCGCTCGTACCCGCGGGCGGCACAGCCGTTGAGATCGCGCCCATCATCGCCGTCGCCAGGGCGTGCCTGGACCGGGGGCTTTTGCCGCTGGTCCAGGGCAACCGCGTCAATGTCGCCCCACCCCTCAACGTGACGGACGCCGATGCGGCCGCGGGCGTGGCGATCCTGGACGAGGCATTGTCTGTGGCAGACGCGTATCTGAGCTAA
- a CDS encoding dihydrofolate reductase family protein yields the protein MGESSAETSSASLMVDLIISLDGYASAEGWPGWWGLEGPEYLAWLEQEGEKGYTFLLGANTYRVMSSMSGEAAAAASEFSKDEGAALTGLAAVPKVVFSSTLQAPLTWPNSELVSTDAVESVKEMKRTRTGPLCTLGSLSLCRSLLTAGLVDRFRLVVFPVITGRTGRERIYDGYPDVSLEMVDSRTFDGRLQLLEYLPTVLNGPPGSGPK from the coding sequence ATGGGCGAATCAAGTGCAGAAACGTCATCAGCGAGCCTGATGGTCGACCTCATCATCTCCCTGGACGGGTATGCCTCGGCCGAGGGATGGCCCGGCTGGTGGGGACTGGAGGGGCCGGAATACCTCGCGTGGCTCGAGCAGGAGGGGGAGAAGGGCTACACCTTCCTCCTGGGAGCGAACACCTACCGGGTGATGTCCAGCATGTCAGGGGAGGCCGCCGCCGCGGCCTCGGAATTCTCCAAAGACGAAGGAGCCGCCCTGACCGGCCTTGCCGCCGTGCCGAAGGTGGTCTTCTCCTCCACCCTGCAGGCGCCCCTGACGTGGCCCAACTCCGAGCTGGTCTCCACCGACGCCGTCGAGTCCGTGAAGGAGATGAAACGGACCAGGACAGGGCCCTTGTGTACCCTCGGGAGCCTTAGCCTGTGCCGGTCACTGCTGACCGCTGGCCTCGTTGACCGGTTCAGGCTGGTCGTTTTCCCGGTGATCACGGGCCGCACCGGCCGGGAGCGGATCTATGACGGCTATCCGGACGTCTCGCTCGAGATGGTGGACAGCAGGACCTTCGACGGCAGGCTCCAGCTGCTCGAGTACCTCCCCACGGTGCTCAACGGCCCGCCGGGCAGCGGGCCGAAATGA
- the rhaS gene encoding rhamnose ABC transporter substrate-binding protein: MKLSSKPGARRAKPIVVALVTGLSLALTACGGTTVNSGSTGGAGGASASASANPDAPLKEGLKIAFLPKQLNNSYFTVTDRGGKTAVGEFKGVFSEVGPSEASASSQVSYINTLTQQATDVIATSANDPKAICSALDEARAGGAKVVTFDSDTDPECRDIYINQATAEGIAATQVKLISEAVGADGGDIGILSATANATNQNAWIALMKKELEKPEYSKLKLVATVYGDDNAQKSQQEVQALLQQHPTLKGIISPTTVGVAAAAQYLSGSEYKGKVQLTGLGFPSQLKEFVKNGTMKSFALWDVEKLGYLTAYAGAALASGQITGAEGEKFKAGDLGEFEVGANGVVLLGDPTVFTADNVDKFNF; encoded by the coding sequence ATGAAACTCAGCTCCAAGCCGGGGGCCCGCCGGGCCAAGCCGATCGTCGTCGCCCTCGTTACGGGACTGTCCCTGGCGCTCACGGCCTGTGGCGGCACGACGGTCAACTCAGGATCCACCGGCGGCGCGGGCGGAGCCAGCGCGTCCGCTTCAGCGAATCCGGATGCACCGCTGAAGGAGGGCCTGAAGATCGCGTTCCTGCCGAAGCAGCTGAACAACTCCTACTTCACGGTCACGGACCGCGGCGGGAAGACAGCCGTCGGCGAGTTCAAGGGAGTCTTCTCCGAGGTCGGCCCGTCCGAGGCCAGTGCCTCCAGCCAGGTCAGCTACATCAACACCCTCACGCAGCAGGCAACGGATGTCATCGCGACCTCGGCCAACGACCCCAAGGCCATCTGCTCGGCCCTGGACGAGGCGCGGGCCGGAGGGGCGAAGGTGGTCACCTTCGACTCCGACACCGATCCCGAGTGCCGTGACATCTACATCAACCAGGCGACGGCGGAGGGCATTGCCGCCACGCAGGTCAAGCTCATCTCCGAAGCCGTCGGAGCCGACGGCGGGGATATCGGCATCCTGTCGGCCACAGCCAACGCGACCAACCAGAACGCGTGGATCGCGCTGATGAAGAAGGAACTGGAAAAGCCCGAGTACTCCAAGCTGAAGCTGGTGGCCACGGTCTACGGCGATGACAACGCCCAGAAGTCACAGCAGGAAGTCCAGGCGCTGCTGCAGCAGCACCCCACGCTCAAGGGCATCATCTCCCCCACCACAGTCGGTGTGGCGGCCGCTGCGCAGTATCTGTCCGGCTCTGAGTACAAGGGCAAGGTGCAGCTCACCGGGCTCGGCTTCCCCAGCCAGCTCAAGGAATTCGTCAAGAACGGCACCATGAAGTCGTTCGCGCTGTGGGACGTCGAGAAGCTCGGTTACCTCACGGCCTACGCCGGCGCGGCCCTCGCTTCCGGCCAGATCACCGGCGCGGAAGGCGAAAAGTTCAAGGCCGGCGACCTGGGCGAATTCGAGGTCGGAGCCAACGGCGTGGTCCTGCTCGGGGACCCCACCGTCTTCACCGCAGACAACGTGGACAAGTTCAACTTCTAG
- a CDS encoding ABC transporter permease codes for MLADTARPAAVRDTAPRLGFLRSWDTAIIIAVLLSIAVASATVTGFASPRNTGFLLIDLIPILLLALPMTLIILTGEIDLSVASVAGFVSCVFGSLWNAGLSLELIIPLCIVLGAVSGAVNGVLVSVLGLPSLAVTIGTLALYRGLAFVVLGDQAVTSFPRAITSGLQAKIGATGIPVWIIPVIILAIIFGVVLHFTGLGRSLFAIGYSEEAARFAGIRVAQTKFWLFIVSGAVAALVGIWWTLRYGSARGDNATGLELSVIAAVLLGGVSIFGGKGSLPGVIAGVVLLGILRNALQLARVPEDTLSMLTGGLLILAVVAPNAIAWGRTLSRRKTSS; via the coding sequence ATGCTGGCTGACACAGCACGGCCCGCGGCCGTCCGGGACACAGCCCCGCGCCTTGGCTTCCTCCGCAGCTGGGACACCGCGATCATCATCGCCGTCCTCCTCAGCATCGCGGTCGCCTCGGCAACGGTGACGGGGTTCGCCTCGCCCCGCAACACCGGGTTCCTCCTCATCGACCTGATCCCCATCCTGCTCCTCGCCCTGCCCATGACCCTGATCATCCTCACCGGGGAAATCGACCTGTCCGTTGCCAGCGTTGCCGGATTCGTCAGCTGCGTCTTCGGATCCCTCTGGAACGCCGGCCTGTCGCTGGAGCTGATCATTCCCCTGTGCATCGTCCTGGGCGCGGTGTCGGGTGCCGTCAACGGCGTCCTGGTCTCCGTGCTGGGGCTGCCTTCGCTTGCCGTCACCATCGGCACCCTCGCCCTCTACCGAGGCCTGGCGTTCGTGGTGCTCGGTGACCAGGCGGTCACCAGCTTCCCTCGGGCCATCACCAGCGGCCTGCAGGCCAAGATCGGCGCTACCGGCATCCCGGTGTGGATCATCCCGGTGATCATCCTCGCCATCATCTTCGGCGTGGTGCTCCACTTCACCGGGTTGGGACGCTCGCTCTTCGCCATTGGCTACAGCGAAGAGGCGGCCCGCTTCGCCGGCATCCGGGTGGCGCAAACGAAGTTCTGGCTCTTCATCGTCTCCGGCGCGGTGGCCGCACTCGTGGGCATCTGGTGGACGCTGCGCTACGGCAGTGCCCGCGGCGACAACGCCACCGGCCTCGAGCTGTCCGTGATCGCGGCCGTCCTGCTGGGCGGCGTGTCGATCTTCGGCGGCAAGGGCAGCCTGCCGGGCGTCATCGCGGGTGTGGTCCTGCTCGGCATCCTCCGCAACGCCCTCCAGCTGGCCCGCGTCCCGGAGGACACGCTGTCCATGCTCACCGGCGGCTTGCTGATCCTCGCGGTGGTGGCCCCCAACGCCATTGCGTGGGGCCGGACCCTCTCCCGCAGGAAAACCAGTTCCTAG
- a CDS encoding ABC transporter permease yields MTTLALNRQPSTAWLGTLTRSREFSVFLALAILVAATVAANPRFLSAQSTKDLLLNSSILVILAVGQAIVIVTKNVDLSVGSVLGLTAFATGKIFIALPDLPVVAMLAIGVGLGALLGAVNGALIAVAKVPSLVVTLGTLYIFRGVDFAWAQGQQISPSNLPEAFLALGSGAVLGLPYLALIALAVVIAFGLYLRNYRSGREFYAIGSDVLAARLYGIGVGRKVFTAFAISGALAGLAGIIYAAKYGNLDATAGQGLELNVVAAAVVGGVAIAGGVGTVYGAAIGAVLLTTITSALPVLGVSPFWQRAMIGALILASIALDRYLALRTERRLRGHDRHAG; encoded by the coding sequence GTGACAACATTAGCCCTCAACCGCCAGCCGTCGACCGCGTGGCTGGGAACGCTGACCCGCTCGCGCGAGTTCAGCGTCTTCCTGGCGCTGGCGATCCTTGTCGCCGCCACGGTGGCCGCCAATCCGCGGTTCCTCAGTGCGCAAAGCACCAAGGACCTGCTCCTGAATTCCTCGATCCTGGTGATCCTCGCCGTCGGCCAGGCCATCGTCATCGTCACCAAGAACGTGGACCTCTCCGTCGGATCCGTCCTGGGGCTGACCGCCTTCGCCACCGGCAAGATCTTCATCGCGCTGCCCGACCTGCCGGTGGTCGCCATGCTGGCCATCGGCGTCGGCCTCGGCGCTCTCCTCGGAGCCGTCAACGGCGCACTCATCGCAGTGGCCAAGGTCCCCTCGCTCGTGGTTACGCTCGGAACGCTGTACATCTTCCGCGGCGTCGACTTCGCCTGGGCGCAGGGCCAGCAGATCAGCCCCTCCAACCTGCCGGAGGCCTTCCTGGCGCTCGGCAGCGGCGCCGTGCTGGGACTCCCCTACCTGGCCCTCATTGCCCTGGCCGTCGTCATCGCCTTCGGGCTCTACCTGCGGAACTACCGCTCAGGACGCGAGTTCTACGCCATCGGCTCCGACGTCCTGGCCGCACGGCTGTACGGAATCGGCGTCGGCCGGAAGGTCTTCACAGCCTTCGCCATCTCCGGGGCCCTCGCCGGCCTGGCCGGCATCATCTACGCAGCCAAGTACGGCAACCTCGACGCGACGGCGGGGCAGGGCCTGGAGCTCAACGTTGTGGCGGCCGCCGTCGTCGGGGGTGTGGCCATCGCAGGCGGCGTCGGCACCGTCTACGGGGCGGCCATCGGCGCCGTCCTCCTGACCACCATCACCTCGGCACTGCCCGTCCTGGGGGTCTCGCCCTTCTGGCAGCGGGCCATGATCGGCGCGCTCATCCTGGCATCCATCGCCCTGGACCGTTACCTTGCCCTGCGCACCGAGCGCCGCCTGAGAGGACACGACAGGCATGCTGGCTGA
- a CDS encoding sugar ABC transporter ATP-binding protein: MDDSYGVDLRSSPNAPATAAPVLELRDIHKSFGAVKALRGANLSLHKGQVTALVGENGAGKSTMVKTLAGLHQQDRGQVFLDGEEVSFRDPLHSREAGIAVIYQEPTMFPDLTVAENIFMGRQPVRSLRRIDRKAMRQQALELFRQLGVKIDPDRAAQGLSIADQQVVEIAKAISLNARVLIMDEPTAALSGVEVDRLFAVTRTLQERGAAVLFISHRFEEVFALADWITVMRDGAHVATSPAAALTVDEVIRQMVGRDVASLFPKQETVIGEIALDVRGLSRKGVFSDISFTVRSGEIVGLSGLVGAGRSEVARAIFGIDKYDSGSIQVRSQTLRPLSPRDSMAAGVGFVPEDRRKQGLVMELNVSRNLTLTLRKKLSRFGLLTNQAEAQSTKEWAKKLQIKAGAPTSPISTLSGGNQQKVVLGKWLATGPKVLIIDEPTRGIDVGTKSEVHRLISELAGTGLAVLMISSELPEILGMSDRVLVMHEGRITAELSRSEATEETVMTAATGADPSTKETPA, encoded by the coding sequence ATGGACGACAGCTACGGCGTCGATCTCCGAAGTAGCCCAAACGCCCCAGCCACAGCGGCCCCCGTCCTGGAACTGCGCGATATCCACAAGTCATTTGGCGCCGTGAAAGCCCTGCGCGGTGCAAACCTCAGCCTGCACAAGGGGCAGGTGACGGCGCTGGTGGGCGAGAACGGCGCCGGCAAGTCCACCATGGTCAAGACACTCGCCGGGCTGCATCAGCAGGACCGCGGACAGGTCTTCCTGGACGGTGAAGAGGTGTCCTTCCGCGACCCGCTCCACTCCCGGGAGGCCGGGATCGCGGTGATCTACCAGGAACCCACGATGTTCCCCGACCTGACGGTCGCGGAAAACATCTTCATGGGCCGCCAGCCGGTCCGGTCCCTGCGGCGCATCGACCGGAAGGCCATGCGCCAGCAGGCGCTCGAACTCTTCCGCCAGCTCGGCGTCAAAATCGATCCCGACCGGGCCGCGCAGGGCCTGTCCATCGCCGACCAGCAGGTGGTGGAAATCGCCAAGGCCATCAGCCTCAACGCCCGCGTCCTCATCATGGATGAGCCGACGGCGGCACTCAGCGGCGTGGAAGTCGACCGGCTCTTCGCCGTGACCCGCACCCTGCAGGAACGCGGCGCGGCCGTGCTGTTCATTTCGCACCGCTTCGAGGAAGTCTTCGCCCTGGCGGACTGGATCACCGTGATGCGCGACGGCGCGCACGTGGCCACCTCGCCCGCCGCCGCCCTCACCGTTGACGAAGTGATCCGGCAGATGGTCGGCCGTGACGTGGCATCGCTCTTCCCCAAGCAGGAAACAGTCATCGGCGAGATCGCGCTTGACGTCAGGGGACTCAGCCGGAAAGGCGTGTTCTCGGACATCTCCTTCACTGTGAGGTCCGGTGAGATCGTGGGGCTGAGCGGCCTCGTCGGTGCCGGCCGGTCCGAGGTTGCCCGGGCGATCTTCGGCATCGACAAGTACGATTCGGGCTCAATCCAGGTCCGCAGCCAGACTCTCAGGCCGCTCTCCCCCCGCGACTCCATGGCCGCCGGCGTGGGGTTCGTCCCCGAAGACCGGCGCAAACAGGGCCTGGTCATGGAGCTGAATGTCAGCCGCAACCTGACCCTGACGCTGCGCAAAAAACTGAGCCGCTTCGGGCTCCTGACCAACCAGGCGGAGGCCCAGTCCACCAAGGAATGGGCGAAAAAGCTCCAGATCAAGGCCGGAGCACCGACGTCGCCGATCTCCACCCTGTCCGGCGGCAACCAGCAGAAGGTGGTCCTCGGCAAATGGCTGGCCACCGGCCCCAAAGTGCTGATCATCGACGAGCCGACCCGCGGCATCGACGTCGGCACGAAATCCGAGGTGCACCGGCTCATCTCCGAACTCGCCGGGACGGGCCTCGCCGTCCTCATGATCTCCTCGGAACTGCCGGAAATCCTGGGCATGTCCGACCGCGTGCTGGTGATGCATGAAGGCAGGATCACGGCGGAGCTCAGCCGCAGCGAAGCGACAGAGGAAACCGTGATGACGGCAGCCACCGGAGCTGATCCATCCACCAAGGAGACCCCGGCGTGA
- a CDS encoding GntR family transcriptional regulator: protein MPGKKADVPQQPENKKVGLAAAVGSSPAFAVTPTLVADQVYEALRTAILTGELAGGSPLRVRDVAEMVGTSVMPVREAIRRLEETGLATRVAAHRGAVVREFTVGELIHIYEVRATLEVEAARRGAAHVTDADVARMEAALARLQKAVAERRVSDALDDDEDLLRTLYSAGGNPVLVSVIETLWLQCRPYKVIGATEAVDHEDGSLWTPQPAILEAARARDVKEATRLTKQSLASARQRLEKRLVPH from the coding sequence ATGCCAGGAAAAAAAGCCGACGTCCCCCAACAGCCGGAGAACAAGAAGGTTGGGTTGGCGGCCGCCGTGGGATCCTCGCCGGCTTTTGCCGTCACCCCCACGCTCGTGGCGGACCAGGTCTATGAGGCTTTGCGGACCGCCATCCTCACGGGCGAACTGGCCGGGGGCTCCCCGCTGCGCGTCCGCGATGTGGCCGAGATGGTCGGCACCAGCGTCATGCCGGTCAGGGAAGCCATCCGCCGGCTCGAGGAGACCGGACTTGCCACGCGGGTGGCCGCCCACCGGGGCGCAGTTGTCCGGGAATTCACGGTCGGTGAACTGATCCATATCTACGAAGTCAGGGCAACGCTGGAGGTGGAGGCCGCGCGGCGCGGCGCCGCCCACGTCACCGACGCCGACGTGGCCCGCATGGAGGCCGCCCTGGCCCGCCTGCAGAAGGCAGTGGCGGAACGCCGCGTCTCGGATGCGCTGGACGATGACGAAGATCTGCTCCGGACGCTCTACTCTGCGGGCGGAAACCCGGTTCTGGTGAGCGTCATCGAAACGCTCTGGCTGCAGTGCCGGCCGTACAAGGTCATCGGCGCAACCGAAGCCGTGGATCACGAGGACGGCAGCCTGTGGACCCCGCAGCCGGCCATCCTGGAAGCAGCCCGGGCACGCGACGTGAAGGAAGCCACCAGGCTCACCAAGCAGTCTTTGGCCAGCGCCCGGCAGCGTCTTGAGAAGCGCCTCGTTCCGCACTAG